A genomic window from Pseudomonas alcaligenes includes:
- the acnB gene encoding bifunctional aconitate hydratase 2/2-methylisocitrate dehydratase — MLEAYRKHVEERAALGIVPQPLNAEQTAGLVELLKNPPAGEEAFLVDLITNRVPAGVDEAAYVKAGFLSALAKGEVSSPLLSKTRAVELLGTMQGGYNITTLVELLDNAELATVAAEQLKHTLLMFDAFHDVAERAKKGNAAAKAVMQSWAEGEWFQNRPAVPEKVTLTVFKVTGETNTDDLSPAPDAWSRPDIPLHALAMLKMARDGINPDQPGSVGPIKQMEALKAKGYPVAYVGDVVGTGSSRKSATNSVLWFFGDDIPFVPNKRAGGFCFGTKIAPIFYNTMEDAGALPIEFDCTNLAMGDVIDVYPYKGEVRRNGSDELVTTFQLKTDVLLDEVRAGGRIPLIIGRGLTEKARAELGLAPSTLFKKPESPVDSGKGFTLAQKMVGRACGLPEGKGVRPGTYCEPKMTTVGSQDTTGPMTRDELKDLACLGFSADLVMQSFCHTAAYPKPIDVTTHHTLPDFIMTRGGVSLRPGDGIIHSWLNRMLLPDTVGTGGDSHTRFPLGISFPAGSGLVAFAAATGVMPLDMPESVLVRFKGKLQPGITLRDLVHAIPYYAIQQGLLTVEKKGKKNIFSGRILEIEGLNELTVEQAFELSDASAERSAAGCTIKLPESAIAEYLKSNITMLRWMIGEGYGDARTLERRAQAMEAWLAKPQLLEADKDAEYAAVIEIDLADVKEPILCAPNDPDDARLLSSVQGRKIDEVFIGSCMTNIGHFRAAGKLLDKVKGGIPTRLWLAPPTKMDQHQLTEEGYYGIYGKAGARMEMPGCSLCMGNQARVQTGATVVSTSTRNFPNRLGDATDVFLASAELAAVSSIIGKLPTVEEYMAYAKDIDSMAADIYRYLSFDQIAEYREAAANAKIPVIQA, encoded by the coding sequence GTGCTTGAAGCCTATCGCAAACACGTAGAAGAGCGCGCCGCACTGGGCATCGTGCCCCAGCCGCTGAACGCCGAGCAAACCGCAGGCCTGGTCGAGCTGCTGAAGAACCCGCCGGCAGGCGAAGAAGCCTTCCTCGTTGACCTGATCACCAATCGCGTTCCCGCTGGCGTGGACGAAGCCGCCTACGTCAAGGCCGGCTTCCTGTCCGCCCTGGCCAAGGGCGAAGTCAGCTCCCCGCTGCTCTCCAAGACCCGCGCCGTCGAGCTGCTGGGCACCATGCAGGGTGGCTACAACATCACCACCCTGGTCGAGCTGCTGGACAATGCCGAGCTGGCCACCGTTGCCGCCGAGCAACTCAAGCACACCCTGCTAATGTTCGACGCCTTCCACGACGTCGCCGAGCGCGCCAAGAAGGGCAACGCCGCCGCCAAGGCCGTGATGCAGTCCTGGGCCGAGGGCGAGTGGTTCCAAAACCGCCCGGCCGTACCGGAAAAAGTCACCCTGACCGTATTCAAGGTCACCGGCGAAACCAACACCGACGACCTGTCGCCGGCCCCGGATGCCTGGTCGCGCCCGGACATCCCGCTGCACGCCCTGGCCATGCTGAAGATGGCCCGCGACGGCATCAACCCGGACCAGCCGGGCTCCGTCGGCCCCATCAAGCAGATGGAAGCGCTGAAGGCCAAGGGCTACCCGGTGGCCTACGTCGGTGATGTGGTCGGTACCGGTTCCTCGCGCAAGTCCGCCACCAACTCGGTGCTGTGGTTCTTCGGCGACGACATCCCCTTCGTGCCGAACAAGCGCGCCGGTGGTTTCTGCTTCGGCACCAAGATCGCCCCGATCTTCTACAACACCATGGAAGACGCCGGCGCCCTGCCGATCGAATTCGACTGCACCAACCTGGCCATGGGCGACGTCATCGACGTGTACCCGTACAAGGGTGAAGTGCGCCGCAACGGCAGCGACGAGCTGGTCACCACCTTCCAGCTGAAGACCGACGTGCTGCTCGACGAAGTCCGCGCCGGCGGCCGTATCCCGCTGATCATCGGCCGCGGCCTGACCGAGAAGGCCCGCGCCGAGCTGGGCCTGGCCCCGTCCACCCTGTTCAAGAAGCCGGAATCCCCGGTCGACAGCGGCAAGGGCTTCACCCTGGCGCAGAAGATGGTCGGTCGCGCCTGCGGCCTGCCGGAAGGCAAGGGCGTGCGCCCGGGCACCTACTGCGAGCCGAAGATGACCACCGTCGGCTCCCAGGACACCACCGGCCCGATGACCCGCGACGAGCTGAAGGACCTGGCCTGCCTGGGCTTCTCCGCCGACCTGGTGATGCAGTCCTTCTGCCACACCGCCGCCTATCCGAAGCCGATCGACGTCACCACCCACCACACCCTGCCGGACTTCATCATGACCCGCGGCGGCGTGTCCCTGCGTCCGGGCGACGGCATCATCCATAGCTGGCTGAACCGCATGCTGCTGCCGGACACCGTCGGTACCGGTGGCGACTCGCACACCCGCTTCCCGCTGGGCATCTCCTTCCCGGCCGGTTCCGGCCTGGTGGCCTTTGCCGCCGCCACCGGCGTGATGCCGCTGGACATGCCGGAATCCGTACTGGTGCGTTTCAAGGGCAAGCTGCAACCGGGCATCACCCTGCGTGACCTGGTCCATGCCATCCCCTACTACGCCATCCAGCAGGGCCTGCTGACCGTCGAGAAGAAGGGCAAGAAGAACATCTTCTCCGGCCGCATCCTCGAGATCGAAGGTCTCAACGAGCTGACCGTCGAGCAGGCTTTCGAGCTGTCCGACGCCTCCGCCGAGCGTTCCGCTGCCGGTTGCACCATCAAGCTGCCGGAAAGCGCCATCGCCGAGTACCTGAAGTCCAACATCACCATGCTGCGCTGGATGATCGGTGAAGGCTACGGCGATGCCCGTACCCTGGAGCGTCGCGCCCAGGCCATGGAAGCCTGGCTGGCCAAGCCGCAACTGCTGGAAGCCGACAAGGACGCCGAGTACGCCGCTGTGATCGAGATCGATCTGGCCGACGTCAAGGAGCCGATCCTGTGCGCCCCGAACGATCCGGACGATGCCCGCCTGCTGTCCAGCGTGCAGGGTCGCAAGATCGACGAAGTGTTCATCGGTTCGTGCATGACCAACATCGGTCACTTCCGCGCCGCCGGCAAGCTGCTGGACAAGGTCAAGGGTGGTATCCCGACCCGTCTGTGGCTCGCTCCGCCGACCAAGATGGACCAGCACCAGCTGACCGAGGAAGGCTACTACGGCATCTACGGCAAGGCCGGCGCCCGCATGGAAATGCCGGGTTGCTCGCTGTGCATGGGTAACCAGGCGCGCGTGCAGACCGGTGCCACCGTGGTCTCCACCTCTACCCGCAACTTCCCGAACCGCCTGGGCGACGCCACTGACGTCTTCCTGGCCTCGGCCGAGCTGGCCGCCGTTTCCTCGATCATCGGCAAGCTGCCGACCGTCGAGGAGTACATGGCCTACGCGAAGGATATCGACAGCATGGCTGCCGACATCTACCGCTACCTGAGCTTCGACCAGATCGCCGAGTACCGCGAAGCAGCGGCCAACGCGAAGATCCCGGTCATCCAGGCCTGA
- a CDS encoding universal stress protein yields MQAIRSILVVMDPQHPEVLAMKRAKLIASVTQSHLHLLVCDKKGDHSAFLTEHQAALQQEGFDVSIQQAWHESLYQTIIVVQQAEGCGLVVKQHVPDNPLKKAILTPEDWKLLRYCPGPVLMVKTDTPWTGGVILAAVDVGNSDAEHRTLHSGIVSHGYDIANLAKGTLHVISAHPSPMLSAADPTFQLKETIEARYREQCKAFQAEYDVSDERLHVEEGPADVLIPFTANKLSAVVTVIGTVARTGLSGALIGNTAEVVLDALESDVLVLKPDEIIAHLEELVAQR; encoded by the coding sequence ATGCAAGCCATACGCAGCATTCTGGTGGTGATGGACCCGCAACATCCCGAAGTCCTGGCGATGAAACGCGCCAAGCTGATCGCCAGCGTGACCCAGTCGCACCTGCACCTGCTGGTCTGCGACAAGAAGGGCGACCACAGCGCCTTCCTCACCGAACACCAGGCGGCCCTGCAGCAGGAAGGCTTCGACGTGAGCATCCAGCAGGCCTGGCACGAGAGCCTGTACCAGACCATCATCGTGGTGCAGCAGGCCGAGGGCTGTGGCCTGGTGGTCAAGCAGCACGTGCCGGACAACCCGCTGAAGAAGGCCATCCTCACCCCCGAGGACTGGAAGCTGCTGCGCTACTGCCCGGGCCCGGTGCTGATGGTCAAGACCGACACGCCCTGGACCGGTGGCGTGATCCTGGCCGCAGTGGATGTCGGCAACAGCGACGCCGAGCACCGTACCCTGCACTCCGGCATCGTCAGCCATGGCTACGACATCGCCAACCTGGCCAAGGGCACCCTGCACGTGATCAGCGCACACCCCTCGCCCATGCTGTCGGCGGCCGACCCGACCTTCCAGCTCAAGGAGACCATCGAGGCGCGCTACCGCGAGCAGTGCAAGGCCTTCCAGGCCGAGTACGACGTCAGCGACGAGCGCCTGCACGTCGAGGAAGGCCCGGCCGATGTGCTGATCCCCTTCACCGCCAACAAGCTCAGCGCGGTGGTCACGGTGATCGGCACCGTGGCGCGCACCGGCCTGTCCGGGGCACTGATCGGCAACACCGCCGAGGTGGTGCTGGATGCCCTGGAAAGCGATGTGCTGGTGCTCAAGCCGGACGAGATCATCGCCCACCTGGAAGAGCTGGTCGCCCAGCGCTGA
- a CDS encoding DUF1289 domain-containing protein, whose product MSNQRIKTPCVGLCSTVYGDQVCRGCKRFHHEVVNWNAYGEDEKRAVWRRLEVLLVQVMQGKVEVFDPQRLRAQLEQHQVRFVPEQSEYCWAYQLIARASRLISRLDAYGLVLLPEFRDWELPALREAIDREFFLLSEAHYERYIAPRFLREGVEVRV is encoded by the coding sequence ATGTCCAATCAGCGCATCAAGACGCCCTGCGTCGGCCTCTGTTCCACCGTCTACGGCGACCAGGTGTGCCGCGGCTGCAAGCGTTTCCATCATGAGGTGGTGAACTGGAACGCCTATGGCGAGGACGAGAAGCGCGCGGTCTGGCGGCGCCTGGAAGTGCTGCTGGTGCAGGTGATGCAGGGCAAGGTCGAGGTATTCGATCCGCAACGCCTGCGTGCCCAGCTGGAGCAGCATCAGGTGCGTTTCGTGCCCGAGCAGTCCGAGTATTGCTGGGCCTACCAGCTGATTGCCCGCGCCTCGCGCCTGATCAGCCGCCTGGATGCCTATGGCCTGGTCCTGCTGCCGGAGTTTCGCGACTGGGAGCTGCCGGCGCTGCGCGAGGCCATCGATCGCGAGTTCTTCCTGCTCTCCGAGGCGCACTACGAGCGCTACATAGCGCCGCGCTTCCTGCGCGAGGGCGTGGAAGTCCGGGTCTGA